The following coding sequences lie in one Fusarium poae strain DAOMC 252244 chromosome 1, whole genome shotgun sequence genomic window:
- a CDS encoding hypothetical protein (BUSCO:11758at5125) has translation MDSYTSFRDASARSPADRSWNRDDSRNRDERPDRGDSFYRGRSPGHDRRDRRRSRSPATVDRYEPRTRRGDDRDRDDRRRMQSPPANIDRYVPGQDSSTGSPSVNPLHDPAKLPYQVGFSYFGEWWRINEKMKEERERARTGRRREPERTRGPEDREKEKAKIQAAYDAYKEELQAKMARSFVSEHKKEQWFKERYVPEIRDDFRTKLNESRRGAYSQWEQDLESGTFDDFSLEGLPKSESNGSGGVVEKEEGEATATNEILGVGDLVPANGADIRDENQLQPTLLIKTIAPHVSRQNLEAFCKEHLGEEEGGFKWLSLSDPNPSKRYHRIGWVMLHPSSETALPGDRIDPKDEDGDEVLKSPLPVSTADKALEAINGKTVKDEVRGDFVCHVGVHNPPVHPRKKALWDLFSAPERIDKDLLLVQRIVNKFEEEFGSDFQATLKIEEKVEDLRNAGQLQPAIVPAPAKKVKKTREVGMDEAMDEEEDGVIDIEEEEEEGAVEDEEVDDEDLLVKKKQLDLLIEYLRRVFNFCFFCVFESDSVHELTRKCPGGHLRRPRSTLSSTAKAVARASANGDPFPGKKRNEDDAEGELTESEKKFRNTSNKTEQQLLRAFNWVKTFEDKLTQILDPHSVDIRKLGGRPADEAVEEELMKHVKQEDEHKWRCKALDCSKLFKEEHFWRKHVEKRHNDWVDTLKQEFELINAYVMDPSHIAPSRTDANSNGHFPTSNGQSSSGTPRGFNLQNFSMNGMMGMPGFPMPPGNFNPVFANMPPGGWPPMGDDRAGGGPIRRGGMGGGRGQYRSGPYDRRGGPRFDGPRNRNGGSRWGDGAGAAAGGPREAVQGRSLKSYEDLDQASGGGSGELNY, from the exons ATGGACTCGTACACATCTTTTCGGGACGCTTCGGCTCGTTCTCCGGCTGATCGCAGCTGGAATCGTGACGACTCTCGCAACCGCGATGAACGCCCTGATCGTGGCGATTCCTTCTATCGTGGAAGATCCCCAG GCCATGACCGTCGAGACCGCCGCCGATCCCGCTCCCCTGCCACTGTTGACCGCTACGAGCCCCGAACCCGGCGAGGAGATGACCGGGACCGTGATGATAGACGCCGCATGCAATCCCCACCTGCCAACATTGATCGATACGTTCCTGGCCAAGATTCCAGCACTGGCAGCCCAAGCGTGAACCCTCTTCACGACCCGGCTAAGCTTCCTTACCAGGTCGGCTTCTCCTACTTCGGAGAATGGTGGAGAATAAATGAGAAGATGAAGGAGGAGAGGGAGCGAGCGCGCACTGGTCGACGTCGCGAGCCAGAAAGGACTCGTGGCCCAGAAGATCgtgaaaaggaaaaggccaAGATCCAGGCTGCTTACGATGCGTACAAGGAGGAACTCCAAGCCAAGATGGCTCGCTCATTTGTGTCTGAACACAAGAAGGAGCAGTGGTTCAAAGAGAGATACGTCCCTGAGATCCGAGATGATTTCAGAACAAAGTTGAATGAATCCCGACGCGGTGCCTACAGCCAGTGGGAGCAAGATCTTGAGTCAGGTACCTTTGACGACTTCTCTTTGGAAGGTCTTCCCAAGAGTGAGAGTAATGGTAGCGGTGGCGTTGTTGAAAAGGAAGAGGGAGAGGCGACAGCCACAAATGAGATCTTGGGCGTTGGTGACCTTGTTCCTGCCAACGGCGCTGACATCCGTGACGAGAACCAATTACAGCCAACCCTTTTGATCAAGACCATTGCACCCCATGTAAGCCGCCAGAACCTCGAGGCCTTTTGCAAAGAACATCTTGGTGAGGAGGAGGGTGGCTTCAAGTGGTTGTCCCTGTCCGATCCCAATCCTAGCAAGCGATACCATCGCATTGGATGGGTTATGCTTCATCCTTCATCAGAAACGGCTCTCCCCGGGGACCGTATCGATCCGAAGGATGAGGATGGTGACGAGGTGCTCAAATCTCCCCTGCCGGTTTCCACTGCCGACAAAGCCTTGGAGGCCATTAATGGAAAGACTGTCAAGGATGAAGTTCGAGGTGATTTCGTCTGCCATGTTGGAGTACATAACCCACCTGTTCACCCCAGGAAAAAGGCACTTTGGGATCTCTTCTCTGCCCCCGAGCGTATTGATAAGGATCTACTACTTGTGCAACGAATCGTTAACAAGTTTGAGGAAGAATTTGGTTCTGATTTCCAGGCTACGTTGAAGATCGAGGAAAAGGTTGAAGATCTGAGAAATGCAGGTCAACTTCAGCCGGCTATTGTCCCAGCACCCGCtaagaaggtcaagaagacCCGAGAGGTTGGAATGGACGAAGCTAtggacgaggaggaagatggcgTTATTGAtatcgaagaggaagaagaggagggcGCCgttgaagacgaagaagtcgATGACGAAGACCTTTTAgttaagaagaagcagctcGACCTTTTGATCGAGTACTTGCGTCGCGTCTTCAACTTCTGCTTCTTTTGTGTTTTCGAGAGTGACTCGGTTCACGAGCTTACCCGAAAATGTCCTGGTGGGCACTTGCGGCGCCCTCGAAGCACCCTTTCGTCCACAGCAAAGGCTGTTGCAAGGGCCAGTGCGAACGGAGACCCTTTCCCTGGCAAGAAGCGaaatgaagatgatgccGAGGGCGAGCTCACCGAGAGTGAAAAGAAGTTCCGAAACACCTCTAACAAGACTGAGCAACAGCTCCTTCGAGCGTTCAATTGGGTCAAGACCTTCGAAGACAAGCTAACACAAATACTGGATCCCCATTCTGTCGATATTCGAAAGCTTGGTGGTCGTCCTGCTGATGAGGCTGTTGAAGAGGAGCTCATGAAGCACGTGAAGCAAGAAGACGAGCACAAGTGGCGATGCAAGGCTCTTGATTGTTCTAAGCTGTTCAAGGAAGAGCACTTCTGGCGCAAGCACGTCGAAAAGCGTCACAACGACTGGGTTGATACCCTCAAACAAGAG TTCGAACTCATCAATGCCTATGTAATGGATCCGTCGCATATCGCCCCTTCCAGGACTGATGCGAACTCGAATGGCCACTTCCCAACTTCCAATGGCCAATCCAGCAGCGGAACACCACGCGGTTTTAACCTCCAGAACTTTTCCATGAATGGCATGATGGGTATGCCCGGCTTCCCAATGCCTCCTGGTAACTTCAACCCCGTGTTTGCCAACATGCCTCCTGGAGGATGGCCTCCAATGGGCGATGATCGCGCTGGCGGAGGCCCTATTCGCCGAGGAGGCATGGGTGGTGGTCGAGGCCAGTATCGATCTGGGCCTTATGACCGTCGCGGCGGCCCCCGTTTTGATGGCCCTCGCAACCGAAACGGTGGCTCGCGTTGGGGTGACGGTGCTGGAGCAGCCGCTGGAGGTCCTCGTGAGGCTGTCCAGGGTCGCAGCCTTAAAAGCTACGAAGATCTTGACCAAGCCTCGGGTGGTGGTAGCGGCGAGCTCAATTATTAA